TGGTTTTCTTAAACCCATACTTCTGCCACCATTTAATTCCACCTCTGTCCTTAATAGCACAGTGGGATATAGACGTGCTTCAAAGCCTATCTGGTATAGTTGCTATACTTAACTATGATATTAATGTTTATTTCTTACAAGATTATGTAGTACACAGGCTTATGTGGTtactttaatatacagtggtgcctcgcaagacgaaattaattcgttccacaagttttttcttcttgcgagtttttcgtcttgcgatgcacggtttcccataggaatgcattgaaaatcaattaatgcgttcctatggaaaccgacttcggaccaggtccggggacagtctgtcccccgacctcttctgaaggctgggggggggggacaagggcttttcttcccacccaccccccagcattttaaaaaaccccgggacagcggagggcttctccgctgtccggggcgatcttaaaatgctggcaggcggcattttaaaatcgccccgggacagcggaggacttctccgctgtccggggcgatttaaaagcccctgggaaggcaggcaggggggacaaagacttttgccccccgccagccttcagaagaggtccaggacctcttctgaaggcgggcggggggcgaaagtctttgctccccccgcctgccttcaaaagccgtcggggacaggaaagccaggagaagccgtgcagcccttttaaagtgcgcgcggcttctgccggttttgcgggaggtgggggaattcccccacctcccagaaaagccaggaaagccctgcgcagtgtctcccggcaaggagaggctgcacggggctaaaggggaaggcaaaacagcgagcgggatccatcccgctcgctgccttgccttcttccatagctgcgcgcaacccctccgcaaggagaggctgcacggggctaaaggggaaggcaaaacagcgagcgggatccatcccgctcgctgccttgccttcttccatagctgcgcgcaacccctccgcaaggagaggctgcacggggctaaaggggaaggcaaaacagcgatcgggatccatcccgctcgctgccttgccttcttccatagctgcgcgcaacccctccgcaaggagaggctgcacgtttctccgctctcccgggaaggcaggcaggggggagcaaagactttcgccccccgcccgccttcagaagaggtccaggacctcttctgaaggcaggcggggggcgaaagtctttgctcccccccccgcctgccttcaaaagccctccgggacagcggagaacaggaaggcaggcaggggggaacaaagactttcgccccccgcctgccttcagaagacctccaggacctcttctgaaggcgggaggggggcgaaagtctttgctccccccgcctgccttcaaaagccctccggcacagcggagaaacgcgccgcccggggcgattttaaacccgctgtcccgggtttttttaaatgctgctgggcggcagcgctgccacccggcagcattttaaaatcgccccggacagcggagaagtcccccgctgtcccggggtttttaaaaaacctctccgccccacgccaggcttcggagcagccttccgaagcctggcggcgggaggaggtccgaggacagtggggaagacgcgctgcgcttccccgctgtcccggagatttccctatgggctttcgtcttgcgaaggaagcccatagggaaattcgttttgcgaagcgcctccaaaacggaaaaccctttcgtctagcgggttttccgtcttgcgaggcgttcgtcttgcggggcaccactgtagttctatcTCCTTAAATTCTTATACGCTTTTCTAACTTGTTACTGGAACTTGAAATACCAACCAAGACAACTTGGAGGATGTAATCTGTTACCGTATTAAAAATCTTCTGCTCAGTTGCCTTGGTATTTGACTCCACTCCAGTTAAGCCTTACTAACAGTGTAACTGAGGACTTTGGCAAAAGCCCTTGTTCGGTCACGTATTCAAGCATAGGATCTGTTTTTCATCTTCTTCTGGCTGTCCACCACAAGGACCAAGCACCAACCTATATTGATTTATCCTGACTAGCACCTAGCCATATATGCATTTCTTCTGACTCCACCCCACATCCAGCTCCAGCCAATCACACTGTCCAACTAAGACTTCTAAACCTGACACCCACCAACCAGAATTTGTGTACCTTCCCTCCTTCTTTTGCATAGAGTTCCGTCTCCAGCCCCTCCCCAGCTCTCAGTTAGGGTTCCCCAGTGACTGTCATAAACCGACTTTCACCTGACCAGATAGAAGACTTCTTCCATCACAAACATTATACAAGGGTTGGGTGGCGTGGTAAAGCTTATATTCTTCTACTTTAGTTTATgtgtctcttcccccctcctttcttcccaAGTTATTCAACACTaaagtctcacaacaaatgtaactgatctgtagaaaacacaacctgaaaaagagacgatgcacatgcttttgtaaaccatgaaaatctttaatatttctttttttaaaaataataatcatgcagCAGACATTACAGTACAGAAAAACAAGTTAAGTTGCACGaaacagtcaaacctcggttcccgaatGCCTCCGTTACtgtacgtttcggctcccgaatgcccaaaacccgaaagtaagtgttctggtatttgaacatttttcagaatccGAATGTCCAACGCAACTTCCGCTTGAGTacaagaagctcttgcagccaattgtAAGCCAcacctcagttgtcgaatgttTTGGGagctgaacgggcttccggaatggattacattcaacaaccgaggtttgactgtacctaTTAAAAGACAGTTGAAACAAACAGGATTTCTTCGCAGTTTGCAAAGTACATTGGGGTCCAGCTTCTAAACATTTATTTAGTGTCAATAATGTGTTATGCTTAGGCTTGTAGGAGGTAATAATTATATATGGATTTAAGAAAAAATAGCAGATATTTTGTAAGGTTAGAACTGCACTGGGTAGTTctagagacggggggggggggggcggaatcaaAGGAAGGATACTCTAGACACACTGTATGTGATCTCTAGGGGAAATGTCACCCCGTTTGTCAGTAGTAGAAAATCTCCctattttcaaaacaaacaaaaaccaaacaggtTTTCTGTCTGGATGTAAGAAGggatgctgtttttttgtttttttaacttgaTCAAATGTAAAATAACTGTGTTAAATTGAAATCTGAGACATACAAAAAAATTGAATCCCTTACTCTCTTATCAAATAGAATGGCTCAGTTCTAACAACTGTATCTTGGCCTTTTTAGTTGTGCACACAGTCCCTTCACTCTTCTCTTTGCAGTGCAGACATTCAAACCATTCAGTCTCTAATTAACCATTGTTTCTCATTTTGCCCAAACTGGGAAACCTGACTTCAGAACCACTGTTAATCCACTGTTTGAATTTGGTTTAATATCCTGTCTTGGCCCAGTTCTGGTAACCATAGCTTCCCTGTTTGCACAAAACAGAAAACATGGTTCATTAAAGACTTCCTGGTTTGAGTCCCCAAGCTGTGAAGGGTCTGCAAGCACAGAAAAAAAGCTCATTTATATCTCATTTATATAAAGCTTATTAAGCTGAGATAGGATTCTCTACACACAGCCATTAAAATGAAGCCTGTTTCTTATTGttgaacaaatcaaaacaaagggCTGtcaaaaacattctccttttgagATCAAACATTTCAAATGTGGCATAATGAGTTACATCCCAGGTGGCctttctgtaaactgaagcagCTCTAAAGTTTTCAGAGGGGGCTGTAATTTAGCAGCGGTCTCTGCAGATTTTTtactacttatttatttactacattgctacctttcttccaaagggacgcgggtggcgctgtgggttaaaccacagagcctaggacttgccaatcagaaggtcggcggttcgaatccccgcaacggggtgagctcccattgctcggcgcctgctcctgccaacctagcagttcaaaagcacctcaaagtgcaagtagataaataggtaccgctccggcgggaaggtaaacggtgtttccgtgtgctgctctggttcaccagaagcggcttagtcatgctggccacatgacctagaagctgtctgcggacaaacgccggctccctcggcctatagagcaagatgagcacgcaaccccagagtcggtcacgactggacctaatggtcaggggtccctttaccttacccttctTCTAATGAGCTCAGGGCAGTATATCTGGTTCTCCTCACCCCATCCATttagtcctcacaacaaccctataaaaTAACATAGAGAGAGAGTGACTTGTCTGAGATCACCTAAGGAGCTTCTGGGTTAAGTGAGAATTTGAACCTCTGTTTCTCTAACCACAACATCACACTGGCTTCTGGAAGAGTGGAGAGTTCTGCTTTGGACCTTTGGATCCAATCCATTATGTCATGTGTACGTTGTTTCTTTTTGAACTGTGAATATCCGTCAATTAAGATAGTATGGACGTTTGTGGTTTATCTCATGAAGTAGATGGCAGCTTTATTGAATATCCAAGCGGGTGGGTGAATGGAAGACTGTAATAATGGTAGTTCTCATCACATCTGCTGGAAGGAGGTGAATGGTGTCAAGCAAAGGTTGGTCCTGGGAGAATGCCTCTTGACCCTTCTCAATTGCAGGGCACTCGAGGGTCTTTAAGAGGCCTTAACAACCCATCCTTCTCACTTCTGTATGGCTAAGTTACTGCCTCATATAAAAAGTGGTCCTAGGGTGGGATTGAGCCTGGAGCTagactctagagcagtgtttcccaaccttgggcctccagctgtttttgaactacaattcccatcatccctgaccactggtcttgctagctagggatgatgggagttgtagtccaaaaacagctggaggcccaaggttgggaaacactgctctagagcagcctttttcaacctgtgAGTCCTCAgatgtttgttggactacaactcccatcacccctagctagcaaggccagagctcagggatgatgggagttgtaacccaacaacatctggggacccacaggttgagaactgctgctctagagTCTCCCCCATTGAAGTTCTTGGAGTGAGGCTGAGAAATGCAGTTCTGTGAGCACTACATCCAGTCTCATGGCGTATGTCATGGGGTGTGTTTGGAAGTAGAGCAGGACGTGCCCTGTGTCTTTTTGCGTTGGATACGATGCTCCTAAACCTTCAACTTCTCCCTTCATTCCATCCACAGAGGGCAGCACCAAGGCTCCACCTTGGTATTATTTTGCAAGGCCGTTAATGATCAGACCACAATACTAAATATGCTACATACAAGtacttcccattgatttcaatggaatgcTCAATATTATTAGGATAGGGATGTAATGCCTTGGAGAAAGGCCAACCATTGCAGATGCTTTTGTGATAACACCAGCCTATAGTTAAATTTCCAGAACTGAGTAAAATTTTCACATTTTTCAGAGCCGTTGCACAAGGGAGAACTGCAAATATCTTCATCCACCAACACATTTGAAAACGCAGCTAGAAATTAATGGAAGGAACAACCTGATCCAACAGAAAACTGCAGCAGCAATGCTTGCACAGCAGATGCAATTTATGTTTCCAGGAACGCCTCTTCAGCCAATGGTAAGTACCTTTAACAAAAGAGTTGTCTGTATCACCTTTACAAGTCATTTCCAGATAAACTGACAAATGCATTTCAAGCACTTTAACATTTCCACCTTAACTTATGTAGTTATTACAATATTGCTGTTGTGAAGTTCTGAAATAAAATGCCTAGATCAGTTTTGTAAATTAAattcatatatatctatatcgaTATATACATAAATAGATTTGTGCAgctgttttgaaatgtttcagtTTCAGGACTAGGCAGCTTATTGATTATTAGGCCAATAAGTGAAAGTCTGAGCTGTAGAGCTATATTTGgatagtttataaaattatttttatataccaTAATTTGTATGCATTCTTCATTAAAGGCAGGGCTATTGGGGGTGTTCTTATTCTAGAATGGCTTTGTTCTGAAAGTTTAACCTATAATGTGGAAATCATATTATGAACTTGCAGCTTTTTGTTTAGCATTCTTGTTGATTGTCCTTTAGCATTTTTGTCATCACAGGCATGCTATTCCTTTATAGGTTCAGATAATACCTATGAATTTCCTAATCTGTAACTGACAGTTTCTACTCACCCTTCTTTAGTCCGACTAGAAGTAGGCCATACCATAATGTATAACAAACTGTGGttcagatatatatttttggacTTCAGAAGGGTTATGCAGATGGTTGTACTCTGCAGTCACACTTGGGAGCAAGTCATGCTGGCTGAATTTTTTTGGATTTTGAGTTTATCTGGACAACCACAGGTTTCCTTTTCCTGAAACAATATTTCGTACCCCTCACTGTTTTCCAAAAGGATCATGCCAAATATATGCCTTCAACTGGATTTGCAGGTTTATAGTTTAGTTAATTTTACTGATGTAAAATCACCCAGCCATTTACTGGTAGATTGTTCTGCCTTTTTCCATCTTTATCTTATGTGTTTATGTGCAGTACTCATATATCCTCCCACACAAAAATGACTTAAGAACTCCTCATATTGAGCCAGTTATAAAATGTGAACTTCAATTTTTCTGCTTCTTAATGTCTGTTTTGGTTATTCCTTTTGGTCTAATTTATGGAGGCTAAGCCATGTTTTTCCTTTGAGGCTGAGGCCTGTAGCTACCTCAGCAGCACGTAATATATTCTAGACACAATCACAAATGCTTTTCAGACTGGTGAGTCACTTAAAAACAATGAAATGATATGTGTTTGGAAACACCCATCTATTTACATTGTGAGCCCTCATACATTACACATACTATCCCGTGTTTTCTTTGAGCAGCCTCAGGTCCATAATTTCAAACTACAACCACATATTTCAGTCTCACATGGTTAAATCATTCCCCCGCTTCAAGAAACTGCTCAGATGTCTGGAAGCTTCCCTGTTCTCCCATGCTGTTTTTGACCAAATTCAACAGCATAGTCTTTCCAACCTGGCAATTGTTTGACTCTGTAGTGAACACTGACTTTTAGGACCTGCTTGGTTGTATTTTactatttctttttaatgaaataattcAAATTCACCCACCTGCACTCACACCCCCCTGGCAAATTGCCTAACTCCAGACTCGGATGCTGAGACGACCGCAAACAATCCATGCAGGGTAGAATCATATTGACTTTTGTCATAATTCTCTGCAGACAAGCTGCTTCCCTGATATGAACCTGTTTATTGTGGCAGTGTTTGTCTGGAATGAGAGTTATCCATCACTGTAGGCTCTGGACACATGAACGTCGACTCGGTTTATACTTAACAAGagaaattctttttttcaaaGTTCCCTGCAAAGTCTGGAGCAGCATTCTGGAGGCTGGCCAGTGTAGTTGTGGTTCTCCTAAAAAGTGGTGCATCTGGCTAGAAATTGCAGCCAATTTTGACccttattgtttttaatacagaACCATGTTTGCCTGTAGGATTTACATGTTtgtttttcatctctctctctctctctctctctctctcccccccccctttcctcagcACTCATTTCCTGTAGGGccaacaataggatccaacacaGCACTTAGCTTTGCACCATATTTAACACCCGTCACTCCTGGGGTTGGATTAGTTCCTACTGAAATTGTCCCCACGCAGCCTGTCATTGTTCCTGGAAGCCCCCCTGTCTCAGTCCCTGGTTCAACCACGACCCAGAAACTCCTCAGGACCGATAAGCTAGAGGTATGGTGAGCACCATTATGCTGATGCGTACTTCATATGTTAGGATTctggaaaattgggggggggaggggttagtGCAGTGAAGCAGTTCCCTAACCTTAGTTACCGCTGAGCAGAGGCATTGCAGATACTACAGCAGAGATCAACTCAAAGTAACAGGAGTACAGAAGTAATTACATCATTATATTACCGCTGCTGTGTTTTTATATGGCGTGGGTTTGAGGCTGTTAGCAGTTTTACACGGAAAGGACCTAATAAATCCAGAACATAAACCCAGGGAGAGACTCTGCGCACCAGCTATTTATAGGTCTGTTACCAACTAAACATGCACAATTGTTTGCTTGTCCTAAGTTACCTACCAGTTTGAATGAAAAGAAAACAATGTATTTTGGGAAAGCTACTATCCCAACCTTGTAACACAGGACAACTTGCACAAAATGGGCCAGAGGGATAGCCGGAGTGCTCTATGCTAAGTCGGAAGCGAGGGTTCCATCATTTTGCTCTCTTCCTGATGGCAGACAATTCGGCTGCTGTGTGACCCCTACCACTAACCAGCTCTGCTGACACTATAAAGAAGGGGCAGAAGAGCAAGATTTGCTTGTGTTTTTGAAGGTGCTTGTACATCTTGAACCACACTTAGCAACTTTATAGATTTGTGAGGAAGCATTAAGGGTTAAAATACCTTCTTCTCCTAATGCCTCAGATTGCAGGCAGGTACAAGGAAAATCTAGGCTTCTGGTCTTCATCTTGTGGGTTGTGAGTTTCGCTAAGTTGGGGTGAGCCAATGGCAGGAAAACTATCCTGCAGCGAAGGAGGAAAGGGCAATGTAACAGAGATGGAAATGGGGAAAGGGCTAATCTGAAGCGAGAGGGCATGGCGTGGATCCTGAGATAAATTAACTTAAAAGTTCAGGGAAGGAAAGTCACCTGTCCCTCTTGCAGCCCCCTGGGCTTCTACTCTGAAAGGTCAGGTGCTCTTCCTGAACAATGGGGCATGGGGGCGgcagggggctggggagggggtgaaaaCAAGGAATGAGACATTTTCCTTCTGTGAACTTCCTTCTGATAACTTACCCTAGCATTCAAGTCCCGTTTTAGCCAATTCCCCTCTTCTCCAGGAGCCCACCAGGCCACATTATTTAAACCAGCTTCTAGAGAAGGAAGGCTTTTCAGGGGAAACAGGTGGctgaaggaggaagaaggggacagGAAGCATTCCTTCAGTGAACTTCCTTGCCTTAAGTTATCTTATCATCCAGACCTGTGTGCCTGAAGATATATAAGTTGCAGAGCGGTTGTAGGTTGAAGTTGGAAGTTTGGTTTGAAAAGCCCTGGAGGCCATTTGGTCTCGAGCCTTCGGGAGTTACATTTTTGAATGCCTTCTCTTGATCAGTATATGcaactaccccaccccacccctcctgaTCTAGTATGCATAACGAGTATTGTTTTGCGCACCAGGTTTGCAGGGAGTTCCAGCGAGGAAACTGTGCACGGGGCGAAACTGACTGCCGCTTTGCACATCCTGCAGACAGCACAATGATTGATACAAATGACAACACCGTAACTGTTTGTATGGATTACATAAAGGGGCGCTGCATGAGGgagaaatgcaaatattttcaCCCTCCTGCTCACTTGCAGGCCAAAATCAAAGCTGCTCAGCACCAAGCCAACCAGGCTGCAGTGGCAGCtcaggcagctgctgcagctgctacaGTGATGGTAAGTGCAAGAATGCAGGATCCGTAATTACTGCTTTTGTGAAGCCAGCGTTGCTTTTAAGAGTGTCATTTAGCTTAAAGCCTTTACCAGAATATGGTCTTCTATTCATTTACGAATGCTGATCTAACGAAATAATCCAGTGATCCAAGGTCCTTTTTCACTTTGTACCTTTAGCACAATAGGCATCCTTTTGGAGAACAGCGTACTTAATGCCCTATTTGCCATCGTTTAGGACGGGGGTTTTTAGGAATGGCTGAGTGAGGAGTCTATTTGGATGTTCAGAAATTTGGATAGGCTCATCTAACAGCAACATGCAGTTAACATTTGCATAGTGGTTTCTGGGACCCATAGTTTTGATGTAGCTGTATAGGCGTCTCTGATAAGTTGATTGTTGTTTTCCTAGTGACTGGAAGTGTTGCTttttgattaagcagtatataaaacttGTTAAATGAAAGCTAgcaagggagaagagggaaaaatTCTTTATATATGCAGGTATTGAGGACTGAAGAGAATAGAATCCTAAATTTATGTGCATTTAGGGCAGGGGCCAGCAacccttttcagccgtgggccgatcCACCGTCCcttagaccatgtggtgggctggactatattttgaaaaaaatatatgaatgaattcctatgccccacaaataacccagagatgcaatctaaataaaagcacacattctactcatgtaaaaacagcaggcaggccccacaaataacccagagatgaattttaaataaaaggacacattctactcatgtaaaaacaccctgattcccagaccacccgtgggccggattgagaaggcgattgggccgcatccagcccatgggccttaggttgcctacccctgatttagGGTCTATTCACCTGACTAGTTTGATGTGGAGGTAACGTGGTGAACATGCACAAACTAGTGTGGCATCTTGTGAATTGCTATGGGTTGAGATCTAAAGAAAATTTCCAAATAGGGATTGAACTTGGACGTGGCAGACTTCAGTGCCCTTGGCATGCCATCACTTACCACCATGATTGTTTGAACGGACGCCTCATTTTTCTTTAaagtaaaaaattaaaagaacacGCTGTTATCTCAGAAGGTTGATGGATAGCTTAATACACTGACTTGCCCCAGCATTTTTGCACAGTTCCAAGAACTCTTAAGTGCTTAGAAGGGTTTGTGCAGGTACACCCAGGCTTCTGAAAAAGCTCATTGCACTGTACtgagttttaaaaaaggaatgctgAAAGTACCCGCTGTACACTGAAAGTGCTCAGGTGCATACAGAGCTAACCACATGActctctgctgctgtttttaagacTGCCAGGAATGTCATACTGATGGCTAGAGAAAGTAtctttccagaagtggcttcttTTAGTTCAAAAGAAGTGCTGAAAGAGCTGGTTTTGCCCTCACATTTTTCTCACTACTTCTGGAATGTGGGTACTTATCATCCTGAAAACTTTTATATTGGTAGCAAATTAGTATCAGTAGAAGCAGAATTTTCCTATCTGGAAGATAAGCTGACTCCACACACAGGTCAAAGAGGCATTGTCCTCATTCCTGGCACTGGGCAAATATTTCAGACTTCTACTGTATGCAGTATGAGAAATACAGCACACTACAGAATTTACTTAATGAAAGCCAACCTTCTGCaaagaagagaacagaaatatTTCAAGGTCAAAGAATACACATGTTTTAGAGGGAGAAAGGAGGATGTCTCCCACTTCAGTGTATGTTCGCAGCACACCAGAATAATCTTAAAGCATCATAGTTATTCTAatgtttgtttaacttaaaaAGCAGTTTAGGGTTTGGGTGTGAATGCGGCTCAGAGCGAAAACGCCTCTGGAGCACATAGGAACTGCACCTCCTTTTAAATTTACATAAGCCAGTGTTCAAACTGAACATTTGAAAAAGGATGGTGTGTTCCACTGATGACTATAGGAGTGCAGAATCATTGGCCTAGCAGTTATATCCTTTACTTCTTAGGGTCAAGAACATAATTTTATCTTTGGTTAGGAGCCCAGAAGCTACCTTACTTGTTTCTTAGCTTCTGTGGCCATCATTGCCCTTGATCCACACCTTGTCATGTGCAACCAGTCGTACGCAACAGCTAGTGGTATGGCTATGCATTTCCACCTCTGTGAAGAgacacattcatttcagtggactcAGATGAGcatgagaatacagtggtgccccgcaagacgaacgcctcgcaagacggaaaacccgctagacgaaagggttttccgtcgcggaggcgcttcgcaaaacgaatttccctatgggcttccttcgcaagacgaaagcccatagggaaatctccgggacagcggggaagcgcagcgcctcttccccactgtcctcggacctcctcccgccgccaggcttcggaaggctgctccgaagcctggtgggggggcggagaggttttttaaaaaccccgggacagcgggggacttctccgctgtccggggcgattttaaaatgctgccgggcggcagcgctgacgcccggcagcatttaaaaaaacccgggacagcgggtttaaaatcgccccgggcggcgcgtttctccgctatcccggagggcttttgaaggcaggcggggggagcaaagacttttgcccccccccgcccgccttcagaagaggtcctggacctcttctgaaggcgggcgggggcaaaagtctttgctctcccttgcctgccttcccgggagagcggagaaaggcagcgcgtccaggacctcttctgaagcctggcggggggcaaaagtctttgtcccccctgcctgccttcccaggggcttttaaatcgccccggacagtggagaagtcctccgctgtcccgggcgattttaaaatgccgcccgccagcattttaagatcgccccggacagcggagaagccctccgctgtcccggggtttttttaaatgctgggggtgggaagaaaagcccttgtcccccccccccagccttcagaagaggtcgggggacagactgtccccggacctggtctgaagtcggtttccctaggaacgcattaattgattttcaatgcattcctatgggaaaccgtgcatcgcaagacgaaaaactcgcaagaagaaaaaacttgcggaacgaattaatttcatcttgcgaggcaccactgtacaaattcAGATGTGCATCAAACATGTGCATTGACTAATTACATCTTAGCCTGTTTCTGCTCATAGCTCTCCCTTGCTGGGACAGCTGTCTAAAGAAGCAAGGTTGGAGGGTTTCCAAAGCATGCACACACAACTTTTTTTGATTGCCGCTTAAAATGTCATTCAAAACGTTCTTAAGTACTAAGAATaataaacacatacagtggtacaaaTGCAGCAACAACCCTTTCCAAGCACCCACAGACTCAAACGTGGTATCTACAGAGcctcttccctttttttgtttgtatatAAGTATGATCTTTGAGTGACTCCATTCTCTTTGGAGGGTTATGTGCTGGCAATGCTGCAAAGATCAGGCTTTCTTCATGTTCCAAGTGTGGCGCCACGACAAGAAAATATGACCCCCAAATACCGTTGTCTCCAGAGGAGAAACCTATTGTGCTGAGAGTGTAAATGAGAGTTCAAAATTTTAGCTTAGAAGAAAAACTTTACAGACA
The sequence above is a segment of the Podarcis muralis chromosome 4, rPodMur119.hap1.1, whole genome shotgun sequence genome. Coding sequences within it:
- the MBNL2 gene encoding muscleblind-like protein 2 isoform X5; its protein translation is MALNVAPVRDTKWLTLEVCRQFQRGTCSRSDEECKFAHPPKSCQVENGRVIACFDSLKSRCTRENCKYLHPPTHLKTQLEINGRNNLIQQKTAAAMLAQQMQFMFPGTPLQPMHSFPVGPTIGSNTALSFAPYLTPVTPGVGLVPTEIVPTQPVIVPGSPPVSVPGSTTTQKLLRTDKLEVCREFQRGNCARGETDCRFAHPADSTMIDTNDNTVTVCMDYIKGRCMREKCKYFHPPAHLQAKIKAAQHQANQAAVAAQAAAAAATVMAFPPGVLHTLPKRQALEKSNGASAVFNPSFLHYQQALANAQLQQHAAFIPTDNPEIVNRNGMECQEASMKTAKHCYCTYYPVSSIELPQTAC
- the MBNL2 gene encoding muscleblind-like protein 2 isoform X3, with the protein product MALNVAPVRDTKWLTLEVCRQFQRGTCSRSDEECKFAHPPKSCQVENGRVIACFDSLKSRCTRENCKYLHPPTHLKTQLEINGRNNLIQQKTAAAMLAQQMQFMFPGTPLQPMHSFPVGPTIGSNTALSFAPYLTPVTPGVGLVPTEIVPTQPVIVPGSPPVSVPGSTTTQKLLRTDKLEVCREFQRGNCARGETDCRFAHPADSTMIDTNDNTVTVCMDYIKGRCMREKCKYFHPPAHLQAKIKAAQHQANQAAVAAQAAAAAATVMTQSTAKAMKRPLEATVDLAFPPGVLHTLPKRQALEKSNGASAVFNPSFLHYQQALANAQLQQHAAFIPTVPMMHSATSATVSAATTPATSVPFAATATANQIILK
- the MBNL2 gene encoding muscleblind-like protein 2 isoform X8 codes for the protein MALNVAPVRDTKWLTLEVCRQFQRGTCSRSDEECKFAHPPKSCQVENGRVIACFDSLKSRCTRENCKYLHPPTHLKTQLEINGRNNLIQQKTAAAMLAQQMQFMFPGTPLQPMHSFPVGPTIGSNTALSFAPYLTPVTPGVGLVPTEIVPTQPVIVPGSPPVSVPGSTTTQKLLRTDKLEVCREFQRGNCARGETDCRFAHPADSTMIDTNDNTVTVCMDYIKGRCMREKCKYFHPPAHLQAKIKAAQHQANQAAVAAQAAAAAATVMALANAQLQQHAAFIPTDNPEIVNRNGMECQEASMKTAKHCYCTYYPVSSIELPQTAC